One window from the genome of Papaver somniferum cultivar HN1 unplaced genomic scaffold, ASM357369v1 unplaced-scaffold_84, whole genome shotgun sequence encodes:
- the LOC113345821 gene encoding uncharacterized protein LOC113345821, with product MERLLGMSKELLVYCQKVFSYNDSRLDNLDEVFTSFCRTPLHIAAMRGDIKFAKQILSLRPDLALKQDLNGFTPLHLASARFSIKMVQLLLRGNRGIDACIVQDQHGRTPLHLAAMQDRVRNMKVLMEECPEAIHLKNDQNETILHFCVKINTNISTLGLVIKKLVLAQPSDLNHISVNSRDNDGNTILHLAAETGNRKIVDYLLNNNNIRIDTNAVNNNNLKALSMLSPAQRDELEIGFYDNSLEQRAVKHEHKTNSKDGDIKHKKLKERTNTAMVVATLIAGIAFQAAMNPPGGVWQDDSKVDSGKDPITFTYYLNRMYGSTITCSLDSYLQEGCKRDGVSPNNGSYWVEKEKRYSGISFVAPNSTKNKATALDHARIFVYDLMSTIWWEESPSDLYMMTKGLILRDFNSTKVVSNYSSSDSESNGGNFFPYIMRYAGYPIMAYSHPAMYMIYMTSSGVAFFVSLCIILLATCGFISDTSPTQARFLGMLMCISILSVSHSYVCLIVTLLPGFYTERLEFLVFCSYTAVCCICGFCFYIWSLISKVVKLRKRHLFGINIRDAICVWALWDKDSMVVVIFAISTMFFVGFSLVLLYTSFMVTFFGSYFRDFQIIN from the exons ATGGAGAGGCTATTAGGGATGTCAAAGGAACTTCTTGTTTACTGCCAAAAGGTATtctcttataatgattcacgccTTGATAATCTAGATGAAgtatttacaagtttttgtagaACTCCGTTGCACATAGCAGCTATGAGGGGTGACATTAAATTTGCTAAACAAATCCTATCTTTGAGACCTGATCTTGCTTTGAAACAAGACTTGAATGGATTTACTCCACTTCATCTTGCTTCAGCAAGATTCAGTATCAAGATGGTGCAACTGTTGTTAAGGGGTAATAGAGGAATTGATGCCTGTATAGTTCAAGATCAACATGGACGAACGCCGCTACACCTAGCAGCTATGCAAGATCGAGTTAGGAACATGAAAGTACTAATGGAAGAATGCCCAGAAGCGATTCACCTAAAGAATGATCAAAATGAGACTATTCTTCACTTTTGTGTTAAAATTAATACTAATATCAGTACCCTTGGACTGGTAATAAAGAAATTGGTTCTTGCACAACCGTCCGATCTGAATCATATATCAGTCAACTCCAGGGACAATGACGGCAACACAATCTTGCACCTGGCTGCAGAAACGGGGAATAGGAAG attgttgattatttattgaaCAACAACAATATAAGAATTGACACAAATGCCGTAAACAATAATAACCTCAAAGCTTTGAGTATGTTATCACCAGCCCAAAGGGATGAATTGGAGATTGGATTTTATGATAACAGTCTTGAACAGCGTGCAGTGAAGCATGAGCATAAAACTAATTCCAAAGATGGTGATATCAAACATAAAAAGCTAAAAGAGAGGACAAACACAGCAATGGTGGTGGCTACATTAATAGCAGGAATTGCTTTTCAAGCTGCAATGAACCCGCCAGGAGGGGTTTGGCAAGATGATTCAAAAGTTGACTCCGGTAAAGACCCTATTACCTTTACTTACTACCTTAATCGAATGTATGGATCTACGATCACATGTAGTTTGGATTCTTACTTACAAGAAGGCTGCAAAAGGGATGGGGTAAGTCCTAATAATGGTAGTTATTGGGTAGAAAAGGAGAAACGTTATTCTGGTATTAGTTTTGTTGCCCCGAATAGTACAAAAAATAAAGCTACTGCTCTAGATCATGCTAGAATTTTTGTCTATGATCTAATGTCTACTATTTGGTGGGAGGAATCGCCTTCAGATTTATACATGATGACCAAGGGATTAATATTAAGAGATTTCAACTCTACTAAAGTTGTTTCCAACTACAGTAGTAGTGATAGTGAAAGCAATGGTGGTAATTTTTTCCCTTATATAATGCGGTACGCTGGATATCCCATAATGGCTTATTCACACCCAGCTATGTACATGATTTACATGACTAGCAGCGGTGTTGCGTTTTTCGTATCTCTGTGTATAATTTTATTGGCCACATGTGGGTTTATAAGCGATACGTCTCCTACTCAGGCAAGATttcttggaatgttgatgtgCATTTCAATCCTATCTGTCAGCCACAGCTATGTTTGTCTTATAGTAACTTTGCTGCCAGGATTTTATACAGAAAGGTTAGAATTCTTGGTATTTTGTTCATACACTGCAGTCTGCTGCATCTGCGGATTTTGTTTTTACATTTGGAGTTTGATATCTAAGGTGGTTAAGCTACGAAAGAGGCACCTTTTCGGAATTAATATCCGTGATGCGATATGTGTTTGGGCACTTTGGGACAAAGATTCTATGGTTGTGGTCATATTTGCAATTTCGACAATGTTTTTCGTTGGTTTTTCATTAGTCTTGTTATACACTAGCTTTATGGTTACCTTTTTTGGATCctattttagggattttcagATTATTAATTAA